A genomic window from Purpureocillium takamizusanense chromosome 2, complete sequence includes:
- a CDS encoding uncharacterized protein (COG:S~EggNog:ENOG503P89Y), with the protein MTDWKPPAFGTPTWLAIPATDVPRASEFYKKVFNLPFKEQPAAMSPDHIRLFDLTKNGLSITGGILKAPDSTGAFRGGKGGVCLHWFVEDVDESAKLIEAAGGKMLTEKEKEGESGVFRYFEDTEGTVGSVYMLVK; encoded by the exons ATGACCGACTGGAAGCCACCTGCCTTTGGCACGCCGACATGGCTCGCCATCCCCGCTACTGATGTCCCGCGAG CCTCCGAGTTCTACAAGAAGGTGTTCAACCTGCCGTTCAAggagcagcccgccgccatgtctcCCGATCATATTCGCCTCTTCGACCTGACCAAGAATGGGCTGAGCATCACTGGAGGTATCCTCAAGGCCCCCGACTCGACTGGCGCGTTTCGCGgtggcaagggcggcgtctGCCTCCACTGGTTTGTCGAAGACGTGGATGAGTCGGCCAAGCTCATtgaggctgctggcggcaAGATGTTGACtgagaaggaaaaggaaggCGAGTCTGGCGTGTTCCGCTATTTTGAGGACACGGAAGGCACCGTTGGGTCGGTATACATGCTGGTCAAGTGA